One Clostridium sp. CM027 genomic window carries:
- a CDS encoding C40 family peptidase encodes MWGATGPNSFDCSGFTQYVYAHFGVTTGRDTYAQITHGSYVSRENLQPGDLVFFGSGSPHHVGIYVGNNSYIHAPSTGDVVKISQLTRSDYMSARRVR; translated from the coding sequence GTGTGGGGAGCAACGGGTCCAAATTCATTTGATTGTTCAGGTTTTACTCAATATGTATATGCACATTTTGGAGTTACTACAGGTAGAGATACTTATGCTCAGATAACTCACGGATCATATGTGTCTAGAGAGAATTTACAACCAGGAGATTTGGTATTCTTTGGATCAGGAAGTCCTCACCATGTTGGTATTTATGTAGGAAATAATTCATACATACACGCACCAAGCACAGGGGATGTAGTTAAAATATCACAATTAACGAGAAGTGATTATATGTCTGCAAGAAGAGTTAGATAG
- a CDS encoding serine/threonine-protein kinase — MLNSGDILDKKYVVIKILGKGGMGTVYLCENIIQGNFWAIKEVIKNTKNIDILTEANILKNLSHPGIRRIVDIFYENNNLYMVQDYVEGQTLKEYVKVNGRIQTEKTCRITSDLCDIIGYLHNQNPAIIYRDIKPSNIIITISEKVVLIDFGISKIYKGDKSQDTVCAGSNGYAAPEQYGLGKCCTQTDIYGIGMLVYFMVKGKTPFTGIEPLLDENYGPDINEKLKIIIQKCVKIDIKDRYISVKDLKKEILEVLKKDKYEKIAGLSDYNISTNVGTKKAKTKITNKGKLTKIKNGFFCCLVVTLASIYIFHGNKKESTVMNTIDRTEIVSPVVGSSSIEKDAIKEAIKKSVKTPIISHVKVATSYITQDSSIKEKTPQLSKAKDKEKRKNKQTNIVKKIK, encoded by the coding sequence ATGCTAAATAGTGGAGATATATTAGACAAAAAATATGTAGTAATTAAAATTTTAGGCAAGGGTGGAATGGGCACCGTTTATTTATGCGAAAATATAATTCAGGGTAATTTTTGGGCTATAAAAGAAGTAATAAAAAATACAAAAAATATAGATATTTTAACAGAGGCTAACATTTTAAAAAATCTAAGCCATCCAGGTATTCGGAGAATAGTTGATATATTTTATGAAAATAACAATCTATATATGGTTCAAGATTACGTAGAGGGTCAAACACTAAAGGAGTATGTTAAGGTAAATGGTAGAATACAGACAGAAAAAACTTGCCGGATTACATCTGATTTATGTGATATTATAGGATATTTACATAATCAAAATCCAGCTATTATATATAGAGATATAAAACCATCGAACATAATTATAACAATCAGTGAAAAAGTTGTTTTGATTGATTTTGGTATTTCGAAAATTTATAAGGGTGACAAGTCGCAAGACACAGTGTGCGCAGGTTCTAATGGATATGCGGCTCCAGAGCAATACGGCTTAGGGAAATGTTGTACGCAAACAGATATATATGGCATCGGAATGTTAGTATACTTTATGGTGAAAGGGAAGACCCCTTTCACAGGTATAGAACCTCTTTTGGACGAAAATTATGGGCCTGATATTAATGAAAAATTAAAAATAATAATACAGAAGTGCGTTAAGATTGATATTAAGGATAGATATATTTCGGTTAAAGATCTAAAAAAAGAAATTTTAGAAGTATTAAAAAAAGATAAATATGAAAAAATAGCGGGTTTGAGTGACTATAATATTAGCACAAATGTGGGGACTAAAAAAGCTAAAACAAAAATCACAAATAAAGGGAAGTTAACAAAAATTAAAAATGGGTTTTTCTGTTGTCTAGTTGTAACTCTAGCAAGCATTTATATTTTCCATGGGAATAAAAAAGAAAGTACAGTTATGAACACTATAGATAGGACCGAAATAGTGAGCCCCGTAGTAGGGTCATCAAGTATAGAGAAAGATGCTATTAAGGAGGCTATAAAGAAGTCTGTTAAGACACCTATTATAAGCCATGTAAAGGTAGCAACTAGTTATATTACACAAGATAGCTCAATAAAAGAAAAAACGCCGCAATTATCTAAAGCAAAGGATAAAGAAAAACGAAAAAACAAACAAACAAACATAGTAAAAAAGATTAAATAA
- a CDS encoding cell wall hydrolase, which translates to MAFSARELLARILQCEAGGEGENGMKAVASVVMNRVHVADGEYLRIGQGDLRNIIFQEGQFDCARSVIRGVTNPQTIWASRPEQIHYDIADWALAGNRLYTTGESLWYFNPYAPCPDEFPFNGSGIYQVSVGLHCFYNPTAKYFTT; encoded by the coding sequence ATGGCTTTCAGTGCTAGGGAGTTATTGGCTAGAATACTACAATGTGAGGCTGGTGGAGAAGGCGAAAATGGGATGAAAGCTGTTGCCTCTGTAGTTATGAACAGAGTGCACGTAGCAGATGGTGAATATCTTAGGATAGGTCAAGGTGATTTAAGGAATATCATATTTCAGGAAGGACAATTTGATTGTGCAAGATCTGTAATTCGTGGTGTGACTAACCCACAAACCATTTGGGCAAGTCGACCAGAGCAGATACATTATGATATTGCTGATTGGGCTTTAGCTGGCAATAGATTATATACAACAGGTGAGTCCTTATGGTATTTTAATCCCTATGCACCATGTCCAGATGAATTCCCTTTCAATGGTAGTGGTATCTATCAAGTCAGTGTAGGTCTACATTGCTTTTACAATCCCACAGCGAAGTATTTTACTACTTAA
- a CDS encoding peptidylprolyl isomerase — translation MKRMKFLKKTMILGTVIFVFLAAGCANTEKDNVDSKPKATKEVEPTPVVKKQTEKGANDKNPMVTIVMEDGSTIKVELYPEIAPNTVRNFVSLVQSGYYNGLIFHRVIPGFMIQGGDPEGTGTGGPGYTISGEFSNNSFDNPLKHERGVVSMARSADKDSAGSQFFIMIKESSNLDGDYAAFGKVTEGMETVDKIVAVETGSNDKPKKDQKMKKVTVDTFGVKYGEVENVK, via the coding sequence ATGAAAAGGATGAAGTTTTTAAAAAAAACAATGATATTGGGTACAGTGATTTTTGTGTTTTTGGCAGCTGGATGCGCTAATACGGAAAAAGATAATGTCGATAGTAAACCTAAAGCAACAAAAGAGGTAGAACCTACTCCAGTAGTTAAAAAACAAACAGAAAAAGGAGCTAATGACAAAAATCCAATGGTTACTATAGTAATGGAAGATGGCTCGACTATTAAGGTAGAATTATATCCAGAAATTGCACCGAATACAGTTAGAAATTTTGTTTCTTTAGTCCAGAGTGGTTATTATAATGGATTAATTTTTCATAGGGTAATACCAGGTTTTATGATACAAGGAGGAGACCCAGAAGGAACGGGCACGGGCGGCCCCGGGTATACAATAAGCGGCGAGTTTAGTAATAATAGTTTCGACAACCCTTTAAAACATGAAAGAGGAGTAGTATCTATGGCTAGAAGTGCTGATAAAGACTCAGCTGGTTCACAGTTTTTTATAATGATTAAGGAAAGTAGCAACTTAGATGGTGATTATGCTGCTTTTGGTAAGGTTACAGAAGGTATGGAAACAGTGGATAAAATAGTAGCTGTTGAGACTGGGAGTAATGATAAACCTAAAAAAGATCAAAAGATGAAAAAAGTTACTGTGGACACGTTTGGAGTAAAGTATGGTGAAGTTGAGAATGTAAAATAA
- a CDS encoding type I phosphomannose isomerase catalytic subunit, whose amino-acid sequence MSKELILKLKPYLSEKIWGWEKWVLSCHEEGNSTVQEGIYEGRELSEILGCGSDFPILNKIIKAEDTLSVQVHPNDDYAKRVENANGKTECWYILEAKKGATLVSGIKKGLNKEKLRQIIKEGKLEDYLERINISRGDFIYIPAGTVHAIESGVKLIEVQQNSNITYRLHDWGRGREVHIEKSLDVIDYDGKNKGGKIDNFNKLETPYFKVEKIIVNNNYIDIVNDSFHSYTVICGEGVIKVSNGQMKLKEEETVYISKGIEYTLEGNMELIKSSV is encoded by the coding sequence TTGTCTAAAGAATTAATTTTAAAATTAAAGCCATACTTAAGTGAAAAAATATGGGGATGGGAGAAATGGGTACTTTCATGTCATGAAGAGGGAAATTCTACGGTGCAAGAAGGAATTTATGAAGGACGAGAATTGTCTGAAATTTTAGGATGTGGTAGTGATTTTCCTATACTAAATAAAATTATAAAAGCAGAAGATACCTTATCAGTACAAGTACATCCAAATGATGATTATGCTAAAAGGGTTGAAAATGCTAATGGAAAAACAGAATGTTGGTATATATTGGAAGCTAAAAAGGGAGCGACTTTAGTATCAGGAATAAAGAAAGGTTTAAATAAAGAAAAGCTAAGGCAAATTATAAAAGAAGGTAAACTAGAAGATTATTTAGAACGAATCAATATAAGCAGGGGAGATTTCATCTACATACCAGCGGGTACGGTACATGCTATAGAATCTGGTGTAAAGCTTATTGAGGTGCAACAAAATAGCAACATTACTTATAGACTTCATGACTGGGGACGAGGCAGAGAAGTGCATATTGAAAAATCCTTAGATGTTATAGATTATGATGGTAAGAATAAAGGTGGGAAAATTGATAATTTTAATAAATTAGAGACACCTTATTTTAAAGTGGAAAAAATTATTGTCAATAACAATTATATAGACATAGTTAATGATAGTTTCCATAGCTACACTGTAATATGTGGCGAGGGAGTAATAAAAGTGAGTAATGGGCAAATGAAATTAAAAGAAGAAGAAACAGTTTATATATCAAAAGGAATAGAGTATACACTTGAAGGTAATATGGAATTAATTAAATCTAGTGTGTAG
- the cysS gene encoding cysteine--tRNA ligase has translation MSFNVYNTMTRNKDEFVPYKEGKVGMYTCGPTVYNYAHIGNLRTYIFEDVLKKSLEYFNYKVKHVMNVTDVGHLQSDGDEGEDKMALGASREHKTVWEIAKFYEDAFFEDCKKLNIKRPTIVCRATDHIQDMIDFIKKLEEKGYTYVSNGNVYFEIDKFEDYTKLANLSIDELKAGSRIEIDPNKKNPLDFVLWFTNSKFSNQIMQWESPWGKGFPGWHLECSAMSVKYIGECLDIHCGGVDHIAIHHTNEVAQSEGVLGHKWVKYWMHGEFLVLDSGKMSKSTGNFLTVARLEEEGYSPLDYRYFCLQSKYRKQLVFSFDSLNDARNGYKKLKERIATVLNSINQNDVTSGEKTNAYKEKFSSYISDDLNIANAFTVLFDVLKDGELNNKEKAILIEDFDKIFSLDLMTIEKEDTNVDEELINKLIIERTDARESKNWARADEIRNEFIAMNIELFDTKEGTTWKVK, from the coding sequence TTGAGTTTTAATGTTTATAATACTATGACTAGAAATAAAGATGAGTTTGTACCTTATAAAGAAGGTAAGGTGGGAATGTATACTTGTGGACCTACAGTGTACAACTATGCACATATAGGCAATTTAAGGACATATATTTTTGAAGATGTACTTAAAAAATCCTTAGAGTATTTTAATTATAAAGTTAAACATGTAATGAATGTAACTGACGTAGGGCACCTTCAATCGGATGGGGATGAAGGGGAAGATAAAATGGCATTAGGTGCAAGCCGTGAGCATAAAACAGTATGGGAAATTGCTAAGTTTTATGAAGATGCTTTTTTTGAAGATTGTAAAAAACTTAATATAAAAAGACCTACTATTGTATGTAGAGCTACAGATCATATACAGGATATGATAGATTTTATAAAAAAACTTGAAGAAAAAGGATACACTTATGTATCTAATGGAAATGTGTATTTTGAAATTGACAAATTTGAAGACTATACTAAGCTTGCAAACCTTAGCATAGATGAACTGAAAGCAGGAAGTAGAATAGAAATAGATCCTAATAAGAAAAACCCACTTGATTTTGTACTATGGTTTACAAACTCTAAGTTTTCTAATCAAATTATGCAGTGGGAGTCACCATGGGGCAAGGGGTTTCCAGGTTGGCATTTAGAATGCTCGGCAATGTCTGTTAAATATATTGGTGAATGTTTAGATATTCACTGTGGTGGAGTGGATCATATTGCGATACATCACACTAATGAAGTAGCTCAATCTGAAGGAGTATTAGGACATAAATGGGTAAAATACTGGATGCATGGAGAGTTTTTAGTACTAGATAGTGGTAAAATGTCAAAATCTACTGGGAATTTTTTAACTGTAGCAAGACTTGAAGAAGAAGGATATAGTCCTCTTGATTATAGATATTTCTGTCTTCAATCTAAATATAGAAAACAGTTAGTGTTTAGTTTCGACAGTTTAAATGACGCTAGGAATGGCTACAAAAAACTTAAAGAGAGAATTGCTACTGTTTTAAACTCTATAAATCAAAATGATGTAACGAGTGGTGAGAAAACTAACGCATACAAAGAAAAATTCTCATCATATATCAGTGATGATTTAAATATAGCAAATGCTTTCACTGTACTTTTTGATGTTTTAAAAGATGGTGAACTTAATAATAAGGAAAAAGCTATACTTATAGAAGATTTTGATAAAATATTCTCATTAGATCTTATGACAATTGAAAAGGAAGATACAAATGTAGATGAAGAGCTTATAAATAAGCTTATAATTGAAAGAACTGACGCAAGAGAGAGTAAAAACTGGGCAAGAGCAGATGAGATAAGAAATGAATTTATAGCTATGAATATCGAACTTTTTGATACTAAGGAAGGAACGACTTGGAAAGTTAAATAA
- the ymfI gene encoding elongation factor P 5-aminopentanone reductase codes for MNLKGKVAIVTGASRGIGKGIAIELAKAGACVVINYKSNDEAAEKTLQEIRELGAYALKIKGDVSDYEFSKGMIKTTVEKLGKIDILINNAGISKVGLFMDDMPEEWDNILNVNLKGTINCSHSAVKEMIKQKSGSIINISSMWGNVGASCEVIYSASKGAINSFTKALAKELAPSNIRVNAIAPGVIDTEMNGWLTDGERKSLTNEIPMMKFGEVRDVGMLVTFLASENSKYITGQVITIDGGMQ; via the coding sequence ATGAATTTAAAAGGTAAAGTAGCTATAGTTACAGGAGCATCTAGAGGAATTGGGAAAGGTATTGCTATAGAGCTAGCTAAGGCTGGGGCTTGCGTTGTTATAAATTATAAAAGCAATGATGAAGCAGCTGAAAAAACCTTGCAGGAAATTAGAGAGCTAGGAGCTTATGCCTTGAAAATTAAAGGTGATGTAAGTGATTATGAATTTTCAAAGGGTATGATAAAAACTACTGTTGAAAAATTAGGTAAAATAGATATTTTGATAAATAATGCAGGGATCTCAAAGGTCGGGCTGTTTATGGATGATATGCCAGAAGAATGGGACAATATTTTAAATGTAAATCTTAAAGGCACAATTAATTGTTCGCACAGTGCTGTTAAAGAGATGATAAAACAGAAAAGTGGAAGCATAATAAATATATCTTCAATGTGGGGTAATGTAGGGGCCTCTTGTGAAGTGATTTACTCAGCATCTAAGGGTGCGATTAACTCTTTTACAAAGGCACTAGCTAAGGAACTTGCACCATCTAATATTAGGGTTAATGCAATAGCTCCAGGGGTTATAGATACAGAAATGAATGGTTGGCTAACTGATGGCGAACGCAAATCTTTAACTAATGAAATACCTATGATGAAATTTGGAGAAGTGCGAGATGTTGGCATGCTTGTAACCTTTTTAGCTAGTGAAAATTCAAAATATATTACTGGACAGGTGATAACAATAGATGGAGGAATGCAATAA
- a CDS encoding YesL family protein has protein sequence MANLKRKFGEGPIYTITNYIFWFFLGNLYFLLLNIPLLFILIALFSNGSNTIPQGFISIILICCIPIGPAATALLSVMGKLIREKDINITKDFFKAYKVNFFQSLFFWSLEIITLSILFIDIKLVISSSYPKFLTVFIFIVVAFIFSMSLYVFPIISRFYLSTKDIFKTAAYYTIRKFHITILNLASFLVVILIFFKVSTFILVFISSIICYLIMFYQQKILLEIEYNLKKNTEKIQEEGQNG, from the coding sequence ATGGCTAATTTAAAAAGAAAATTTGGTGAAGGACCTATATATACGATAACTAATTATATATTTTGGTTTTTCTTGGGCAATCTGTACTTTCTACTTCTCAATATTCCACTACTTTTCATATTAATTGCACTCTTTTCTAATGGTTCAAATACAATTCCACAGGGGTTTATTTCTATTATCCTTATATGTTGTATCCCAATAGGCCCTGCCGCAACAGCTCTTCTTAGTGTTATGGGCAAACTTATCCGGGAAAAAGATATAAATATTACGAAAGATTTTTTTAAGGCTTATAAAGTTAACTTTTTCCAATCATTATTCTTTTGGTCTCTAGAAATAATTACACTATCTATACTATTTATTGACATCAAATTGGTTATTTCAAGTAGTTACCCAAAATTTTTAACTGTTTTTATTTTTATAGTTGTAGCTTTTATTTTTTCAATGAGTCTTTATGTGTTCCCAATAATCTCAAGATTTTATTTAAGTACAAAAGATATTTTTAAAACTGCTGCCTACTATACCATTCGTAAATTTCATATTACAATTTTGAATTTAGCTAGTTTTTTGGTTGTAATACTCATATTTTTTAAAGTTTCTACCTTTATATTAGTATTTATATCAAGTATCATCTGTTATTTAATAATGTTCTATCAGCAAAAAATACTATTGGAAATTGAGTATAATCTTAAAAAAAATACTGAGAAAATTCAGGAAGAAGGCCAAAATGGATAA
- the tkt gene encoding transketolase encodes MSKIEQLTVDTIRILSAEAIEKAKSGHPGLPLGAAPMAYTLWAKHMKHNPCNSKWQDRDRFVLSAGHGSMLEYSLLHLFGYGLTIEDLKNFRQLGSLTPGHPEYGHTNGVEVTTGPLGQGIANAVGMAIAESHLAAKFNTKEYTIVDHYTYAICGDGCNMEGISGEAASLAGTLGLGKLILMYDSNSITIEGNTDIAFREDVSKRFDAYGWQVLYVEDGNDMDAISSAIETAKLELNKPTFIKIKTIIGFGCAKKQGTASAHGEPLGESNITEMKKCLGWNLDPFTVPDEVTNHMENVKSDLREKEETWNTLYAQYSEKNPELAKEYEAWQSGELSVDLLKIQDMWKFEGTAATRNSSGAIINILAKHVPNLIGGSADLAPSNKTYMEGKGDFSMEDRTGTNLHFGVREHAMAAIANGIYVHGGLKPFVSTFFVFSDYMKGAMRLSSLMSLPVIYVLTHDSIAVGEDGPTHEPIEQLAALRSLPNFNVFRPADSRETAVGFYAAMTSKTTPTALILTRQNLPLYEETSIEALKGAYVLKTYEEKGRNPDIILMASGSEVEFIYEGAKILNDRGIKARVVSMPSLDLFDAQSKEYRESILPSDLRSRLAVEAASSFGWHKYVGIDGDVISIDRFGASGKADDLFKIFGFTTENVVNRAIKLLRK; translated from the coding sequence TTGAGTAAAATTGAACAATTAACCGTAGATACTATAAGGATTTTATCAGCTGAGGCAATAGAAAAAGCAAAATCTGGACATCCAGGGCTTCCGCTCGGAGCGGCACCCATGGCATATACATTATGGGCGAAGCATATGAAGCATAATCCTTGCAATTCAAAATGGCAGGATAGAGATAGATTTGTATTGTCAGCTGGGCATGGATCAATGCTAGAATATTCTCTACTTCATCTTTTTGGATATGGTCTAACTATTGAAGATTTAAAGAATTTTAGACAATTGGGAAGTTTAACACCCGGTCATCCTGAGTATGGTCATACAAATGGTGTTGAAGTTACCACAGGACCACTCGGACAAGGTATTGCTAATGCGGTAGGTATGGCAATAGCCGAAAGCCATCTTGCAGCAAAATTTAATACTAAAGAATATACTATTGTGGATCATTATACCTATGCTATATGTGGTGACGGATGTAATATGGAAGGAATCTCTGGAGAAGCAGCATCCCTGGCAGGTACCTTAGGACTTGGAAAACTTATTTTAATGTATGACTCAAATAGTATAACTATAGAAGGAAATACAGATATCGCTTTTAGAGAAGACGTAAGTAAACGATTTGATGCCTATGGATGGCAGGTTTTATATGTAGAAGATGGCAATGATATGGACGCAATAAGTAGTGCCATTGAAACTGCAAAACTTGAGTTAAATAAACCTACATTTATTAAAATTAAAACTATTATTGGATTCGGTTGTGCTAAAAAACAAGGTACTGCCTCAGCACATGGGGAACCACTAGGAGAATCTAATATAACTGAAATGAAAAAATGCCTAGGCTGGAACCTCGATCCATTTACAGTTCCCGATGAAGTAACTAATCATATGGAAAATGTAAAGTCAGATCTTAGGGAAAAAGAAGAAACTTGGAACACACTTTATGCGCAGTATAGTGAAAAAAATCCTGAACTTGCTAAGGAATATGAAGCATGGCAAAGCGGAGAACTTTCTGTTGATTTACTTAAGATCCAAGATATGTGGAAGTTTGAAGGCACAGCAGCAACAAGAAACTCTTCTGGCGCAATAATAAATATATTAGCAAAACATGTACCAAACCTTATAGGTGGTTCAGCAGATCTTGCTCCTTCTAATAAAACCTATATGGAGGGCAAAGGTGATTTTTCTATGGAAGATAGAACTGGCACTAACCTTCATTTTGGAGTAAGAGAGCATGCAATGGCTGCTATTGCAAATGGAATATATGTTCATGGAGGTCTTAAACCCTTTGTTTCAACTTTCTTTGTATTTAGTGATTATATGAAGGGTGCAATGAGATTATCTTCCCTTATGAGTCTTCCAGTAATTTATGTTTTAACTCATGATAGTATAGCAGTTGGTGAAGATGGTCCAACTCATGAACCAATTGAACAGCTTGCAGCTTTGCGATCTCTACCAAACTTCAATGTCTTTAGACCAGCTGATTCAAGAGAAACAGCTGTTGGCTTTTATGCTGCAATGACTTCAAAAACAACTCCTACTGCATTAATACTAACAAGGCAGAATCTACCTTTGTATGAAGAAACCTCAATTGAAGCTTTAAAGGGTGCCTATGTCTTAAAAACCTATGAAGAAAAAGGTAGAAACCCTGATATAATTTTAATGGCTTCTGGTTCTGAAGTAGAATTTATTTATGAAGGAGCTAAGATATTAAATGACCGTGGTATCAAAGCTAGAGTAGTAAGTATGCCATCCTTAGATTTGTTTGATGCCCAATCAAAAGAGTACAGGGAATCTATATTACCATCAGACCTAAGATCCCGCTTGGCAGTTGAAGCCGCTTCTTCCTTTGGTTGGCATAAATATGTTGGAATAGACGGAGATGTAATCTCTATTGATAGATTTGGAGCTTCAGGTAAAGCCGACGATTTATTCAAAATATTCGGCTTTACAACAGAAAATGTTGTTAATAGAGCAATTAAATTGCTCCGTAAGTAA
- a CDS encoding DUF362 domain-containing protein, whose product MSYKITDACVSCGACEPECPVNAISQGDSLFVIDADTCIDCGACAGVCPTGAPVEA is encoded by the coding sequence ATGTCATATAAAATTACTGATGCATGTGTAAGCTGTGGAGCTTGCGAACCTGAATGCCCAGTTAACGCTATAAGCCAAGGAGATTCACTATTTGTTATCGATGCTGATACTTGTATCGATTGTGGAGCTTGTGCAGGTGTTTGTCCTACAGGCGCTCCAGTTGAGGCTTAA
- the asnS gene encoding asparagine--tRNA ligase — protein sequence MEKLLVKQIYREKEKYEDQVVSISGWIRTLRSSKAFGFIEVNDGSFFKNIQVVFEEGLENFAEIAKLPISSSLTIEGKLVVTPEAKQPFEIKATKIVLEGMSNTDYPLQKKRHSFEYLRTIAHLRPRSNAFSAVFRVRSLTAFAIHEFFQKRGFVYTHTPIITGSDCEGAGEMFRISTLDFSNIPLGEDKKVDYAQDFFGKETSLTVSGQLAAEAFALAFRNVYTFGPTFRAENSNTGRHAAEFWMIEPEIAFADLKDDMKLAEDMMKYIIKYVMENAPEEMEFFNSFVDKGLIERLNGVVNAEFGQITYTEAVDILQKSGNEFQYPVTWGCDLQTEHERYLTEEVFKKPLFVTDYPKEIKSFYMRINDDNKTVAAMDLLVPGIGEIIGGSQREERQDILEVRMEECGLNKEDYWWYLELRKYGGTKHAGFGLGFERAIMYITGMSNIRDVIPFPRTTGSAEF from the coding sequence ATGGAAAAATTGTTAGTAAAACAAATTTATAGAGAAAAAGAAAAATATGAAGATCAAGTAGTATCTATCTCTGGATGGATAAGAACTTTAAGATCTTCTAAAGCGTTCGGGTTTATAGAAGTTAATGATGGAAGCTTCTTCAAAAATATTCAGGTAGTTTTTGAGGAAGGCTTAGAAAATTTTGCTGAAATAGCTAAATTACCTATAAGTTCATCTTTGACTATAGAAGGGAAACTTGTTGTAACGCCAGAAGCTAAGCAACCATTTGAGATTAAAGCTACTAAAATAGTTTTAGAAGGGATGTCAAATACCGATTATCCATTGCAAAAGAAAAGACATTCTTTTGAGTATTTAAGAACTATTGCACACTTAAGGCCAAGAAGTAATGCTTTCTCAGCAGTGTTCAGGGTGCGTTCATTAACTGCTTTTGCTATACATGAGTTTTTTCAAAAGAGAGGATTTGTATATACCCATACACCAATAATAACTGGTAGTGATTGCGAAGGTGCGGGTGAAATGTTTAGAATATCTACCCTTGATTTTAGCAATATTCCGCTAGGCGAAGATAAAAAAGTTGATTACGCGCAAGACTTTTTTGGTAAAGAAACTAGCTTAACTGTAAGTGGACAGTTAGCAGCAGAGGCTTTTGCTTTAGCGTTTAGAAATGTTTATACTTTTGGGCCAACATTTAGAGCAGAAAATTCTAATACAGGAAGACATGCAGCTGAGTTCTGGATGATAGAGCCTGAAATAGCATTTGCGGATTTAAAAGATGATATGAAACTCGCAGAAGACATGATGAAATATATAATAAAATATGTTATGGAAAACGCTCCAGAAGAGATGGAGTTTTTCAATAGTTTTGTAGATAAAGGTTTAATTGAAAGATTAAATGGTGTTGTAAACGCAGAGTTTGGACAGATAACATATACTGAGGCTGTGGATATTCTACAAAAATCAGGAAATGAATTCCAGTACCCGGTAACTTGGGGCTGTGATCTTCAAACTGAGCATGAAAGATATTTAACAGAAGAAGTGTTTAAAAAACCATTATTTGTAACGGATTATCCAAAGGAAATAAAATCTTTTTATATGAGAATAAATGACGATAATAAGACAGTTGCAGCAATGGACTTACTTGTACCGGGAATAGGAGAAATTATCGGTGGAAGCCAAAGAGAAGAAAGACAAGATATTTTAGAAGTTAGAATGGAAGAATGTGGTCTTAATAAAGAAGATTACTGGTGGTATTTAGAGTTAAGGAAATACGGCGGAACTAAGCATGCTGGATTTGGACTAGGATTTGAAAGAGCTATTATGTATATTACAGGTATGAGCAACATCAGAGACGTTATTCCATTCCCAAGAACAACTGGGTCTGCTGAATTTTAA